Proteins encoded in a region of the Paenibacillus sp. E222 genome:
- a CDS encoding sugar ABC transporter permease → MKELSHKLSLLWLNYKKNKAIYWMALPVVLYFLVFKYLPMYGAIIAFKDYSVGKGIWGSDWVGLQHFRDFFQSYYFWRILKNTLLLSFYQLLFGFPAPILLALLLNELRHEIFKRTVQTISYIPHFISIVVICGMIVDFSSRDGLFNTIIGYFGGQSSALLSDPANFRTIYTASSIWQELGFSSIIYLAALSGINPELYDAANVDGASRLRQVWHITLPGIIPMIMILLILRIGGLMEIGFEKIILLYNPNVYDTADVISTFVYRKGISESAEFSYTTAVGLFQSVINFALLIGANRLSKVISNTKLF, encoded by the coding sequence ATGAAGGAGTTGTCGCACAAGCTTTCCTTGTTATGGCTCAATTACAAAAAGAATAAAGCCATCTATTGGATGGCTCTCCCCGTCGTTTTATATTTTCTCGTCTTCAAATACCTGCCGATGTACGGAGCCATCATTGCGTTCAAAGACTACTCGGTGGGCAAAGGCATATGGGGCAGTGATTGGGTCGGATTGCAGCATTTTCGTGATTTCTTTCAGAGCTATTATTTCTGGAGAATTCTGAAGAATACTCTTTTGCTAAGCTTTTATCAGCTGTTGTTCGGTTTTCCGGCACCCATTCTTCTTGCTCTTCTGCTTAATGAGCTCAGACATGAAATATTCAAACGTACGGTGCAGACGATCTCGTACATTCCTCACTTTATTTCCATTGTTGTCATCTGCGGTATGATTGTTGATTTCTCGTCCCGGGATGGACTGTTTAACACCATCATTGGTTATTTTGGCGGTCAGAGCAGTGCGCTTCTCAGTGATCCGGCCAATTTTCGTACCATATATACCGCCTCATCGATCTGGCAGGAGCTTGGCTTCTCCAGCATCATTTATTTGGCTGCGCTTAGCGGCATTAACCCCGAGCTCTACGATGCTGCCAACGTGGACGGAGCGAGTCGGCTTCGCCAGGTGTGGCATATCACGCTTCCCGGCATCATTCCGATGATTATGATTCTCCTTATACTCCGCATTGGAGGATTGATGGAGATTGGGTTCGAGAAAATTATTCTGCTCTATAATCCGAATGTGTATGATACAGCAGATGTAATCTCGACGTTTGTCTACCGCAAAGGGATTAGTGAAAGTGCTGAATTCAGCTATACAACCGCGGTGGGTCTGTTCCAGTCGGTCATTAACTTTGCGCTGCTAATCGGTGCCAACCGTCTGTCCAAGGTGATATCCAATACGAAACTGTTCTAG
- a CDS encoding extracellular solute-binding protein: protein MPARMEDSQYIGQAVTLWRAMTGLLIHDTHSMGGREAMKRSWRKRLAIGICLMMSIAILGGCSGGNGSAGEAGGDGPTPISIWMSMNTNASITLKSMNEITAIKEWEKKTNTKIEFQHPAVGAETEQFNVMIASNQLPDAMFVNGDYAKLFNDGIIIRLNELIDEYAPNLKKILEENPEVAKQLKADNGDIYAIPHLRLGEYKTFGGTFIRQDWLDELKLEKPETLEEWETVLKAFKEKKGVAAPLLFGAPPKMTTMGPAAPTYLEAYGITNNTFMKDGKVVYGPIEPEYKEFLTMFHRWYQEGLIDPDFATNDQKTYDAKILSSQAGAFFTFIGGGVGRYLPALQETDPNANLTATQYPVLNKGDEPMFTGRSWEWSSSGVVLTNSNKHPEETVKALDYFFSEEGHMLKNFGVEGLTYTMKDGYPTYTDEILKNPDGLSVAQAMAKHFIANYPFVGEDDDRYNEQYYQLQQQKDAAVLFSKYSENTLKVGLPPTSLTTEESTEYSKIMSDIGTYRDEMFVKFVIGVEPIENFDKFVDQINKFNVKRAIEIQQAALDRYNAR, encoded by the coding sequence ATGCCGGCAAGAATGGAGGATAGCCAATATATCGGGCAAGCGGTAACTTTATGGAGAGCGATGACAGGGCTGCTTATCCACGATACACATTCAATGGGGGGACGTGAAGCGATGAAAAGGTCATGGAGAAAACGACTGGCAATTGGAATCTGCCTAATGATGAGTATTGCTATTCTTGGGGGCTGTTCAGGGGGAAATGGAAGTGCAGGTGAAGCAGGAGGAGATGGACCCACCCCCATTTCAATCTGGATGTCGATGAATACCAATGCTTCCATCACACTCAAGAGCATGAATGAAATTACGGCGATTAAGGAATGGGAGAAGAAAACCAATACCAAAATCGAATTCCAGCATCCCGCTGTGGGTGCCGAGACCGAACAGTTCAATGTCATGATTGCCTCGAATCAGCTGCCTGATGCCATGTTTGTCAATGGAGATTACGCCAAGCTATTCAATGATGGTATCATCATTCGATTGAACGAACTCATTGATGAATACGCTCCCAATTTGAAAAAGATCCTGGAAGAGAATCCTGAGGTTGCCAAACAGTTAAAAGCCGACAACGGAGACATCTATGCAATACCGCATCTGCGTCTGGGGGAATACAAAACCTTCGGCGGCACATTCATCCGTCAGGATTGGTTGGATGAGCTAAAGCTGGAGAAACCGGAAACGCTGGAGGAGTGGGAGACGGTACTCAAGGCCTTCAAAGAGAAAAAAGGCGTAGCAGCGCCGCTATTGTTTGGTGCACCACCCAAAATGACCACGATGGGACCAGCGGCACCGACATATCTGGAGGCTTATGGCATCACTAATAATACGTTTATGAAAGATGGCAAGGTAGTCTATGGACCAATTGAGCCTGAATATAAGGAATTTCTAACCATGTTCCATCGCTGGTATCAGGAGGGATTGATTGATCCCGATTTTGCTACCAATGACCAGAAAACATACGACGCCAAAATTTTGAGCAGTCAAGCGGGTGCATTTTTCACCTTCATCGGTGGAGGTGTAGGCCGCTACCTGCCCGCTCTGCAGGAAACGGATCCGAACGCCAACCTGACAGCCACACAATATCCGGTGCTGAATAAGGGCGATGAACCGATGTTTACCGGACGTTCCTGGGAGTGGAGCAGTAGCGGCGTTGTGCTCACCAATAGCAACAAACATCCGGAGGAAACGGTCAAAGCACTCGATTATTTCTTCAGTGAAGAAGGACATATGCTGAAAAATTTCGGTGTAGAGGGCCTCACCTACACGATGAAGGACGGTTACCCGACCTATACTGATGAGATTTTGAAAAATCCGGACGGCCTGTCGGTTGCTCAAGCCATGGCCAAACATTTTATTGCGAACTATCCCTTCGTTGGGGAGGATGACGACCGGTACAACGAGCAATATTATCAGCTCCAACAGCAGAAGGATGCAGCGGTTCTGTTCTCCAAATATAGCGAGAATACGCTGAAGGTAGGCCTTCCTCCGACCAGTCTGACAACAGAAGAATCTACAGAGTACAGCAAAATCATGAGTGATATTGGAACTTACCGGGACGAGATGTTCGTCAAGTTTGTCATTGGGGTTGAACCGATAGAGAACTTTGACAAGTTTGTGGATCAGATCAACAAGTTTAACGTGAAACGAGCTATTGAAATTCAGCAAGCTGCTCTGGATCGGTATAACGCCAGATAA
- a CDS encoding glycosyltransferase family 2 protein — translation MAIRYSIIIPTYNRAHQLSLTLAALETQTYPKHLFEVIVADDGSTDGTKEQIQAFQSSYPLTYVSQTEQRGRSAIRNLGLQHAKGLYVIFCDADFLALPEFIRTVRQYHRKNPRAVVSGFPHSFADAYTHYYPDFSPSEKDHCRSILTPSNLWRPEFDAANEIVPLVTPEDIIQQTDTLSKVIFPTKIPPGVIKQFASTDVAPWMLLVTRCVSIRRSLLNRVGGFNERFVLYGLEDWDLGYRLHRLKVPFYCMKEVVGYHQEHPTHFRGEVLNTENLKIMLETYGFNDSALNLFCVVPPSADLQTYKKTLRILRRGFRSRTTRSSARLLKKTLRIAAKHFALQTDVEAYKRSLARIQRKAKGRKSRVARVLQDMAQRSKNLVE, via the coding sequence ATGGCGATCCGCTACAGCATCATTATCCCAACCTATAATCGGGCCCATCAGTTATCGCTTACTCTGGCAGCCTTAGAGACACAAACCTACCCGAAGCACCTTTTCGAAGTCATCGTAGCTGATGACGGTTCCACTGATGGAACGAAAGAACAGATTCAGGCATTCCAGTCTTCATATCCTTTGACCTACGTATCGCAGACGGAGCAACGTGGCAGATCAGCGATCCGGAATTTGGGACTTCAGCATGCCAAAGGGCTATATGTTATCTTCTGTGATGCTGACTTTCTGGCATTACCCGAATTTATTCGAACCGTGCGTCAATATCATCGTAAAAATCCCAGAGCCGTCGTTTCGGGTTTTCCACATTCCTTTGCCGATGCTTATACCCACTACTATCCAGACTTCTCGCCCTCGGAAAAAGATCATTGCCGTTCAATCCTTACCCCTTCAAACTTATGGCGTCCTGAATTTGATGCAGCGAATGAAATCGTCCCACTGGTCACACCGGAAGACATCATTCAACAGACAGATACATTGTCCAAAGTGATTTTCCCAACCAAAATACCGCCTGGTGTCATCAAGCAATTTGCCAGCACCGATGTGGCTCCCTGGATGTTACTTGTCACTCGGTGTGTATCCATCCGACGAAGCCTTCTGAATCGAGTTGGAGGTTTCAATGAACGATTTGTACTGTATGGGCTTGAAGACTGGGATCTGGGCTACAGACTGCATCGTTTGAAAGTGCCCTTCTACTGTATGAAGGAGGTCGTAGGTTATCATCAAGAACATCCTACCCATTTCCGAGGGGAAGTGCTCAATACAGAAAATCTGAAAATCATGCTCGAAACCTATGGATTCAATGATTCCGCACTCAATTTATTCTGCGTTGTACCACCATCAGCTGACCTCCAAACCTACAAAAAAACGCTGCGAATCTTGCGCAGAGGCTTCCGGTCCAGAACAACACGTTCTTCCGCACGATTGTTAAAGAAAACATTACGGATTGCTGCCAAACACTTCGCGCTTCAAACAGATGTGGAAGCGTATAAAAGATCGCTCGCAAGAATACAGAGAAAAGCAAAAGGCAGAAAAAGTCGGGTGGCTCGCGTTTTACAGGATATGGCGCAGAGATCTAAGAATTTGGTTGAGTAG
- a CDS encoding aldo/keto reductase, with protein MNHTIPEYTLNDGLKVPAIGFGTYSLKGEKGVNSIASAMDAGYRLIDTAYNYENEATVGKAIKQSSVSREDLLISSKLPGRYHAFEKAIVAIQESLYRADLDYYDLYLIHWPNPKQDMYVEAWQALIEAKKRGYIRSIGVSNFLPEHNERLIKETGVAPSLNQIELHPFFDQADQREKDSQHGIINESWSPIGRGNDAVQDIVKDEQILRIAEAHGKTGTQVILRWHTQLGSIPIPKAGSLQHQQENIDIFDFELSEKEMEVISSYNRKDGRLWNQDPSEYEEF; from the coding sequence ATGAATCATACAATTCCGGAATATACGTTGAATGATGGCCTAAAAGTACCTGCCATTGGCTTTGGTACCTATAGCTTAAAAGGCGAAAAAGGGGTCAATTCCATAGCATCCGCGATGGATGCAGGTTACCGACTGATTGACACAGCGTATAACTATGAGAACGAGGCGACTGTCGGGAAGGCCATTAAGCAGAGCTCGGTTTCCAGAGAAGACCTGCTCATTTCATCTAAACTGCCAGGGCGTTACCATGCCTTCGAAAAGGCGATTGTAGCCATCCAGGAATCTCTATACAGAGCAGATCTGGATTATTATGATCTATATCTGATTCACTGGCCGAATCCCAAGCAGGATATGTATGTGGAAGCGTGGCAGGCACTCATTGAGGCGAAAAAACGCGGATATATCCGTTCCATCGGAGTTAGCAATTTCCTTCCGGAACACAATGAACGTTTAATTAAGGAGACCGGAGTAGCGCCAAGTCTGAATCAGATTGAGCTGCATCCATTCTTTGATCAAGCAGATCAGCGGGAGAAGGATTCGCAGCATGGCATTATTAACGAATCGTGGAGTCCCATTGGACGTGGCAATGACGCAGTACAAGATATCGTGAAAGATGAGCAGATCCTTCGAATTGCCGAAGCTCATGGCAAAACGGGTACGCAGGTTATTTTACGCTGGCATACCCAGCTTGGGTCAATTCCTATTCCTAAAGCAGGCTCGCTTCAACACCAGCAAGAAAATATCGATATTTTCGATTTCGAGTTGAGCGAGAAAGAGATGGAAGTCATTTCTTCTTATAATCGTAAAGATGGACGGTTGTGGAATCAGGACCCGAGTGAATACGAAGAATTTTAA
- a CDS encoding macrolide family glycosyltransferase, whose protein sequence is MARVLVVMMPAEGHINPTLGIIKELIENGDEVVYCCTEKYRTKIEALGAQFKAYSFNEATLLNNPDMKPFEIKHPYQFLYMVMKKIIQRFIPDVLNLIENETYDYLIFDSLIGWGGQILGEKLGIPAVCSTTTFVFVEPLGSGNQNQLKEDDEEVKELYNDIIEMSQQLASQFNVAVPSLAELSGHPGQLKIVYTSRYFQPMGDKLDESFVFTGPSITPRKDAPSFAKESLQAVYKQAVYISMGTILNKDLDFYKLCFTAFGDLPVQFILSSGKDTDLEPIADLIPDNFIIRPYLPQLEVLQGVDAFLTHAGMNSTSEALYYNVPLVMLPLTSDQPRVAGRVQELGAGVIVDKNNLTPDVLRNAVLEVLGNASYKEHAEVIGKTLRDAGGYKQAAIAIQNFMGDRSLSATPISSHE, encoded by the coding sequence GTGGCACGTGTATTAGTAGTAATGATGCCTGCAGAAGGACATATCAATCCGACACTCGGAATAATCAAGGAACTGATAGAGAACGGCGATGAGGTCGTCTACTGTTGTACGGAAAAATATCGGACGAAGATTGAAGCGTTAGGTGCACAATTTAAAGCCTACTCCTTCAACGAGGCTACCCTGCTCAACAACCCAGATATGAAGCCATTTGAAATCAAGCATCCTTACCAATTTTTATATATGGTTATGAAAAAAATTATTCAACGCTTTATTCCGGATGTCCTGAATCTGATTGAAAATGAAACCTACGATTATTTAATTTTTGACTCTTTAATAGGCTGGGGAGGACAAATTTTAGGCGAAAAGCTGGGTATCCCAGCAGTATGCTCAACCACCACTTTTGTTTTTGTGGAACCTCTCGGATCAGGTAATCAAAATCAACTGAAGGAGGACGATGAGGAGGTCAAGGAGCTATATAACGACATCATCGAGATGTCCCAGCAATTAGCGTCCCAGTTCAATGTGGCTGTTCCTTCTTTGGCGGAGCTTTCAGGGCATCCAGGACAACTGAAGATTGTTTATACAAGCCGCTATTTTCAACCCATGGGGGACAAGCTGGATGAGAGCTTTGTGTTCACTGGCCCATCGATTACCCCCCGTAAGGATGCACCATCCTTTGCAAAGGAATCTCTGCAAGCCGTTTATAAACAGGCGGTTTATATTTCGATGGGAACCATTTTAAATAAGGATCTTGATTTTTATAAGCTGTGCTTTACGGCTTTCGGTGATTTGCCTGTGCAGTTTATACTGTCTTCAGGGAAGGATACTGATTTGGAGCCGATTGCTGATCTCATTCCTGACAATTTCATCATCAGACCTTATCTCCCACAATTGGAAGTGCTGCAGGGTGTGGATGCTTTTCTGACACATGCGGGCATGAACAGTACAAGTGAAGCTTTATATTATAATGTACCGTTGGTGATGCTCCCGTTAACCTCGGATCAGCCGCGTGTAGCAGGCCGGGTGCAGGAGCTCGGAGCAGGGGTCATCGTGGATAAAAATAACCTTACACCCGACGTACTGAGAAACGCGGTATTAGAAGTGCTCGGCAATGCCTCCTACAAGGAACATGCTGAGGTTATTGGGAAAACGTTACGCGACGCTGGCGGGTACAAGCAGGCTGCTATCGCCATTCAGAACTTTATGGGCGATCGGTCGTTATCGGCCACGCCGATCTCTTCGCATGAATAA
- a CDS encoding mechanosensitive ion channel family protein encodes MDFIKNQLDGTGMSEQTIGYLSNLIMVVFIAVVSILANFIAKKIVLKIIIQIINNNRYTWDKIIVEKKVFHNLSHLVPAIIIYYSAYVFPSYQALIEKAALTYMIVITITVLNALLNAFDTIYRSYEVSKIRPIKGYIQVAKIILFIIGGIIVISSLIGQNPLIILSGLGALSAVLMLVFKDSILGLVAGVQLSSNDMVRVGDWIEMPKYNADGDVIDITLNTVKVMNFDKTITMIPSYALISDSFKNWRGMQVSGGRRIKRSVYIDTSSISFCTKEMIGEFQKIHYLTDYLETKLNEINEYNIEHHINTESIVNGRQLTNVGVFREYIHQYLRNHPKIHKDMTLIVRQLAPGDNGLPLEIYAFSNDITWGVYESVQADIFDHIFAVAPTFGLRAFQNPTGHDIVQLKEIPQYSRGY; translated from the coding sequence ATGGACTTTATCAAAAATCAACTAGACGGAACGGGCATGAGTGAACAAACCATTGGATATCTTTCGAATTTGATCATGGTGGTATTTATAGCTGTGGTCTCCATACTGGCCAATTTTATAGCCAAAAAAATCGTGCTGAAGATTATTATCCAAATCATCAACAACAATCGGTACACGTGGGATAAAATCATTGTGGAGAAAAAAGTGTTCCACAACCTCTCGCATCTGGTACCGGCGATTATCATCTATTATTCTGCATATGTCTTCCCGTCCTATCAAGCTTTGATTGAAAAAGCAGCTTTAACGTATATGATCGTCATCACCATCACGGTATTAAATGCGTTACTTAATGCCTTTGATACCATATATCGTTCCTATGAAGTCTCCAAGATTAGACCCATTAAGGGATACATTCAGGTAGCCAAGATCATTCTTTTCATCATTGGAGGCATTATCGTCATCTCGAGCCTGATTGGTCAGAATCCGTTAATTATTCTCAGTGGGCTTGGCGCCTTATCAGCCGTTCTGATGCTTGTCTTCAAGGATTCCATATTGGGACTGGTGGCAGGCGTGCAATTATCATCGAATGACATGGTGCGTGTTGGTGACTGGATTGAAATGCCCAAATATAATGCCGACGGCGACGTCATCGATATTACATTAAACACGGTAAAGGTTATGAATTTCGATAAAACGATCACGATGATTCCGAGCTACGCACTTATTTCGGATTCATTCAAAAATTGGAGAGGCATGCAGGTATCCGGTGGCAGAAGGATTAAAAGAAGCGTCTATATTGATACAAGCAGCATAAGCTTCTGCACCAAGGAAATGATTGGGGAATTTCAGAAGATCCACTATCTTACGGACTATCTCGAGACAAAATTAAATGAAATTAACGAATACAATATAGAACATCATATTAATACGGAAAGCATTGTGAATGGTAGACAGCTTACGAATGTGGGTGTATTCAGGGAATATATCCATCAATATTTGAGGAATCATCCGAAAATCCATAAGGATATGACGTTGATCGTGAGACAGTTGGCACCTGGAGATAACGGACTACCACTTGAAATCTATGCATTCAGCAATGATATCACCTGGGGTGTGTATGAATCGGTTCAAGCCGATATCTTTGACCACATCTTCGCCGTTGCGCCGACATTTGGCCTTCGTGCCTTCCAGAATCCAACAGGTCATGATATCGTGCAACTAAAAGAAATCCCCCAGTATTCAAGAGGATATTGA
- a CDS encoding polysaccharide deacetylase family protein: MVNIALVEQVSVREKVVAFTFDDGPHPVYTRQVLEIFRRASGQATFFMIGKEMEAHPEIAAEVHREGHEIGNHTYTHPDLTKLTLKAAGEELQRAESLVQEITGQTTRCFRPPYFGVNDDILSLAAERGYQTIGAVNGDAKDWDNPGVEHILEHTRSAVKPGSVLIFHDGYGDRSETVEAVRVLVDELVAEGYRLVTVSELLRFSY, translated from the coding sequence ATGGTTAATATCGCGTTGGTAGAGCAGGTATCTGTTAGGGAAAAGGTTGTGGCGTTCACGTTTGATGATGGGCCTCATCCAGTCTATACACGTCAAGTGCTTGAGATATTCCGCCGTGCGAGTGGGCAGGCGACGTTTTTCATGATCGGCAAAGAGATGGAGGCTCACCCGGAGATTGCGGCGGAGGTGCACCGTGAAGGGCATGAGATTGGAAACCATACGTACACGCATCCGGACCTGACAAAGCTGACGCTGAAGGCAGCTGGAGAGGAACTGCAACGTGCAGAAAGTCTGGTTCAAGAAATTACGGGGCAAACTACCCGCTGCTTCCGCCCGCCGTATTTTGGCGTAAACGATGACATTCTGTCTCTGGCGGCGGAGCGCGGATATCAAACGATTGGTGCGGTAAACGGTGATGCGAAGGATTGGGACAATCCCGGCGTTGAGCACATTCTGGAGCATACCCGGTCTGCGGTGAAACCCGGGAGCGTGTTAATTTTCCATGACGGGTACGGGGATCGTTCCGAGACAGTGGAGGCGGTTCGAGTATTGGTGGATGAACTTGTCGCGGAAGGGTACCGATTGGTCACGGTAAGTGAATTGTTGAGATTTTCTTACTAA
- a CDS encoding helix-turn-helix domain-containing protein, whose translation MATFGQKLRAIRTGNNLTQKDLATIFKVSESAIGMYERDEREPSFKFINDAADRFEVTTDYLLGRTSDTNQGTSKVISKGVKEFLSAIELADDEAILKLKGMLRHEGNELSDDAIREIISYARYKANQE comes from the coding sequence ATGGCCACTTTTGGGCAAAAGTTACGTGCAATTCGCACGGGAAATAATCTAACGCAAAAAGACCTTGCTACAATATTCAAGGTCAGTGAAAGCGCGATTGGTATGTATGAAAGAGACGAACGGGAACCGTCATTCAAATTTATTAATGATGCTGCAGACCGTTTTGAGGTAACCACAGATTACTTACTAGGAAGAACTAGTGATACAAATCAAGGTACATCTAAGGTTATTTCAAAAGGAGTAAAAGAATTCCTTAGTGCAATTGAATTAGCTGACGATGAAGCAATTTTGAAGCTAAAAGGAATGTTGCGCCACGAAGGTAATGAGTTATCAGATGATGCTATAAGAGAAATTATTTCTTATGCTCGTTACAAAGCAAATCAAGAATAA
- a CDS encoding recombinase family protein, which yields MELLEKKGMELYRVYSDPGISGRTIKKRPGIQRLIEDMKAGKFDAVLIHKLDRLSRNLGDLYDFIAMINKLNKRFVVASLGSEEIDTQSPMGKAFLYFNGIFAEIYSDNLREETLKGFTKKMENGGLHMSKAPLGYDIELIDGERKLIVNEYEAGLIKEVFRLYLAGKGVVSIAKHMNGHSRGKEGGVWDSKYVRILLQNHTYTGHNHFKPVLWEESKRIIKPGEHEAIISMEDFLNVRR from the coding sequence ATGGAACTACTGGAGAAGAAAGGAATGGAGTTATACCGCGTTTACTCCGATCCAGGAATCAGTGGTAGAACGATTAAAAAGCGCCCTGGTATTCAAAGGCTTATAGAAGATATGAAAGCTGGAAAGTTCGATGCTGTATTGATTCATAAGTTGGATCGACTCAGCCGCAACCTGGGAGACTTGTATGACTTTATTGCCATGATCAACAAGCTTAATAAGCGTTTCGTTGTGGCATCTTTGGGGAGCGAGGAAATAGACACACAATCTCCAATGGGGAAAGCTTTCCTGTACTTTAACGGAATTTTTGCTGAAATTTATTCGGATAACCTTCGGGAGGAAACCTTAAAGGGATTTACAAAGAAAATGGAGAACGGTGGGCTGCATATGTCCAAGGCTCCTCTCGGGTATGATATCGAATTGATCGATGGAGAGCGTAAGCTGATAGTAAATGAATACGAAGCAGGACTGATTAAAGAAGTATTCCGGCTGTACCTTGCTGGCAAAGGGGTTGTGTCCATAGCGAAACATATGAATGGGCACAGTCGTGGAAAAGAAGGTGGAGTATGGGACAGCAAGTATGTAAGGATCTTACTGCAGAACCATACTTACACCGGTCATAATCACTTCAAGCCGGTACTGTGGGAAGAATCCAAAAGAATCATCAAACCTGGGGAACATGAAGCAATTATTTCTATGGAGGATTTCCTGAATGTACGTAGATGA
- a CDS encoding zinc ribbon domain-containing protein, producing the protein MSKHSYDYPYGGIVKWGACGATYIGNASRQTLVDGTVRVYRSYRCRNQYSNKTCDAPGISEHHLQQLVFEGLQITNKKLQDKKTSAQAKNDQRMLQKEIEVSNRRRKNWMLALGDGKLSADDYAGLIDEEEARMKAITAQYEEKEDYYINELSTEEIKEMMANLKENWILIEPETQKLLVQSMFRQVVIKKESARWTIPQMLTV; encoded by the coding sequence ATGAGCAAACATAGTTATGATTATCCGTATGGAGGAATTGTTAAATGGGGGGCATGTGGGGCAACATACATTGGTAATGCGTCAAGACAGACACTCGTAGATGGAACCGTACGAGTATATAGGAGTTACCGCTGCCGAAATCAGTATTCAAACAAAACTTGTGATGCTCCAGGGATTTCAGAACATCACCTTCAGCAGCTCGTCTTCGAGGGACTGCAGATCACCAATAAAAAACTTCAGGACAAAAAAACGAGCGCTCAGGCTAAGAATGATCAACGCATGCTGCAAAAAGAAATAGAAGTGTCGAATCGCCGGCGAAAGAACTGGATGCTTGCCCTGGGAGACGGTAAACTCTCTGCTGATGATTATGCTGGGCTGATCGATGAGGAAGAAGCAAGAATGAAGGCAATCACTGCTCAATATGAAGAAAAAGAGGATTATTACATCAACGAGCTGTCGACCGAGGAAATAAAAGAGATGATGGCAAACTTAAAAGAAAACTGGATACTGATCGAACCAGAAACCCAAAAGCTACTGGTGCAATCCATGTTCCGTCAGGTTGTAATAAAAAAAGAATCAGCTCGGTGGACCATCCCTCAGATGCTCACCGTCTGA
- the smpB gene encoding SsrA-binding protein SmpB: protein MGKNDGQSKVLAQNKKASHDYFIEDTYEAGMVLTGTEIKSLRNGRANIGDAFATIRNGEIHIHNMHISPFEQGNRHNPIDPTRTRKLLMHKVQIHKLLGLSKQDGYSIVPLKIYIRNGYAKLLLGLGKGKKQYDKRESAAKRDAQRDIQRVLREKQKVAR, encoded by the coding sequence ATGGGCAAGAATGATGGACAGAGTAAAGTGCTTGCACAGAATAAAAAGGCTTCCCATGACTACTTCATTGAAGATACGTATGAAGCGGGCATGGTGCTTACCGGAACGGAGATCAAATCTCTTCGTAACGGCCGTGCGAATATTGGCGATGCATTTGCCACGATTCGGAACGGTGAGATTCATATTCACAATATGCATATTAGTCCTTTTGAACAAGGGAACCGTCATAATCCAATTGATCCAACACGTACACGCAAGTTGTTGATGCATAAAGTGCAGATTCACAAGCTGCTTGGGCTGTCGAAGCAGGACGGATACAGTATTGTGCCGCTGAAGATTTATATTCGTAACGGGTATGCGAAGCTATTGCTCGGACTGGGTAAAGGTAAGAAGCAGTACGATAAACGGGAGTCTGCTGCAAAACGCGATGCACAACGTGATATTCAACGGGTACTGCGCGAGAAGCAGAAGGTAGCTCGTTGA